The Niastella koreensis GR20-10 genome includes a window with the following:
- a CDS encoding RNA polymerase sigma factor: MQPTIIHTDQRYITALLQNDVVIVREIYDKFAGKIKHYIIANSGSEEDAADIFQEALIDIYNQATNKQLQLTCPFEPFLLLICKRKWLNVLKKRGREPVTKEFGDVSIGEDVFALAEQMKQNDQRLQVFLQCFEMLGDACRDIIRKCLSGDDQALIAEQLKVSYGYLRKKKSECMAALTKMIHTQLSEWK, encoded by the coding sequence GTGCAACCTACCATCATCCATACCGACCAGCGTTACATAACTGCCCTGTTACAAAACGATGTGGTGATCGTTCGGGAGATCTACGACAAATTCGCGGGAAAGATCAAACACTATATTATAGCCAATAGCGGGAGCGAAGAGGATGCTGCCGATATCTTTCAGGAGGCTTTAATAGATATATATAACCAGGCAACAAACAAACAACTACAGCTCACGTGTCCGTTTGAGCCCTTTCTTTTATTGATCTGTAAAAGGAAATGGTTAAATGTTTTGAAAAAAAGAGGGCGTGAACCGGTAACAAAAGAGTTCGGCGATGTATCTATAGGTGAAGATGTGTTTGCCCTGGCGGAGCAAATGAAGCAAAACGACCAGCGTTTGCAGGTGTTCCTGCAATGTTTTGAAATGCTGGGCGATGCCTGTAGAGATATCATCAGGAAATGCCTGAGCGGTGACGACCAGGCATTGATAGCCGAACAGTTAAAGGTTTCCTATGGGTACCTGCGTAAAAAGAAAAGTGAATGTATGGCGGCATTGACTAAAATGATACATACACAATTATCCGAATGGAAATAA
- a CDS encoding PKD domain-containing protein gives MISYKTLLWPLLFLCMIGSARAQVNDTAAADIDPQIDNNLVKFGASLRPLHQVAGAPVAFYSYFWEFGDGSYSFEKEPVHIYKDTGNYDVRLYATNNYDDGKKPNTRPRRLRVNSRSMLANNKTPVFFTGDGSLEIKANQQPKPGEDMVLLIGYRNKNNAAAPMSGSIMLLYNEKQFSQNCFDVSDTRSYHQEKSIAVESMMAWMPQTDAIEQKEAANGLFSVSAGVNGPTADKRQMLQQVKQEMNTFRQHTIWRISDVQKGDEQFMFVTVNTLPDMIKDTNAVVTISGLFIPDDPSMEMEKFNLELQIVASHDPNRMQLKNRKLNYRFTRKNKDNTYKVQFQNTGKGPAKKVAITITMPGMLNTASLELVDMKPKCPLCETATGNQSCIDTVVTNDSIQFIFNNIYLPGTQQDGVSDPDSTKGYIKYRIRFAKNMHKQSFQSRAAIVFDKNEPVYTNRSTGSFKKGISPGIIIGLGSTIGAAVNNIASRQYTLGFTVSEYAAYKKYLQWELFLRSDESFERFVTRRQGGDTILNGRAYKVQYRDSYQKIKVASMELVPFEFRYNLASFVSAGAGMLASVEVSRNTTNTIRGLLFDANGGTLALDGEVGKQKESFTTFRGAVFADVQLGVVRTGPAAGVRFYQYLNPSYRNVMLYASWKF, from the coding sequence ATGATATCATACAAAACCCTGTTATGGCCGTTGCTGTTTTTATGTATGATAGGTTCCGCCCGTGCCCAGGTAAACGATACGGCCGCTGCTGATATCGATCCGCAGATCGATAACAACCTGGTAAAGTTTGGCGCGTCCCTGCGTCCGTTACACCAGGTAGCAGGCGCACCGGTTGCATTTTACTCCTATTTCTGGGAGTTTGGGGATGGCAGTTATAGCTTTGAAAAAGAACCAGTGCATATTTATAAAGATACCGGCAACTATGACGTTCGCTTATATGCCACCAATAACTACGACGATGGTAAAAAACCCAATACCCGCCCCCGCCGGTTGCGCGTGAACAGCCGTTCCATGCTGGCAAATAATAAAACGCCCGTCTTTTTTACCGGCGACGGTTCTCTCGAAATAAAAGCGAACCAACAGCCCAAACCGGGGGAAGACATGGTATTGCTCATCGGCTACCGCAATAAAAACAATGCCGCCGCCCCAATGAGCGGTTCAATTATGTTGTTGTATAATGAAAAGCAATTCTCCCAAAACTGCTTCGATGTTTCAGACACGCGCAGCTATCACCAGGAAAAATCCATCGCCGTTGAATCCATGATGGCCTGGATGCCGCAGACAGACGCTATTGAACAAAAGGAAGCAGCCAATGGATTGTTCTCCGTTTCTGCTGGAGTGAATGGCCCAACGGCCGACAAACGGCAAATGCTGCAACAGGTAAAACAGGAAATGAATACTTTTCGCCAACATACCATCTGGCGGATAAGCGATGTTCAAAAAGGGGATGAACAATTTATGTTCGTTACCGTCAATACCCTGCCCGACATGATAAAAGACACGAATGCGGTGGTTACGATCTCAGGCTTATTCATTCCTGATGACCCTTCCATGGAGATGGAGAAATTCAATCTCGAGCTGCAAATAGTAGCATCGCACGATCCCAATCGCATGCAATTAAAGAACAGGAAGCTGAACTATCGTTTTACCAGAAAGAATAAGGACAATACTTACAAAGTACAGTTTCAGAATACCGGCAAAGGACCGGCAAAAAAAGTAGCTATTACCATCACTATGCCTGGCATGCTGAATACCGCTTCACTGGAACTGGTTGATATGAAACCTAAATGCCCGTTATGTGAAACAGCAACAGGCAATCAAAGTTGTATAGATACGGTGGTTACCAACGACAGCATTCAGTTTATCTTCAACAACATTTACCTGCCGGGCACCCAACAGGATGGGGTCTCTGATCCTGATTCTACCAAAGGTTATATAAAATACCGCATTCGTTTTGCAAAGAATATGCACAAGCAATCCTTTCAAAGCCGGGCAGCTATCGTATTCGATAAAAATGAACCGGTATATACCAATCGCTCCACAGGTAGTTTTAAGAAGGGTATTTCTCCAGGTATTATCATAGGGCTTGGTTCAACCATTGGCGCTGCTGTAAACAATATTGCATCCCGGCAGTATACGCTGGGCTTTACTGTTTCTGAATACGCAGCCTACAAAAAGTATTTGCAGTGGGAACTATTCCTTCGGTCAGATGAATCGTTCGAACGTTTTGTAACACGCCGGCAGGGTGGCGATACTATTCTAAATGGCAGAGCATACAAGGTACAGTACCGCGACAGTTATCAAAAAATAAAGGTAGCTTCCATGGAACTCGTTCCTTTTGAATTCAGGTATAACCTGGCCTCTTTTGTTTCAGCAGGGGCAGGTATGCTGGCTTCGGTAGAAGTGAGCCGCAACACCACCAACACTATACGAGGTTTGTTATTTGATGCCAATGGCGGTACACTTGCCCTGGATGGAGAAGTGGGCAAACAAAAAGAATCGTTCACTACTTTTCGCGGCGCCGTGTTTGCCGATGTACAATTGGGTGTGGTAAGAACCGGTCCGGCGGCAGGTGTTCGCTTTTATCAATATCTGAATCCATCATACAGGAATGTTATGTTGTATGCCAGCTGGAAGTTTTAA
- a CDS encoding CHAT domain-containing protein, which produces MDRCLHKVVCYIFFYTLIAAGVAQASPDSTSLPPHLVKKLNNLRQKDDLEYWIYERMMYVEKDPPARIGFLMHSQQEAWRTYKTYYERLAWFDLLSVQGYYQLQTGNIIASINAYEAALAFYESYPLPDANIIETVLKPLGNNYTRLSDYNTALFIHHKTMALARKVNNNNLIASTYSNMAICAHSQDDLPAATTYCQEGLRFASPQTALYGLLLSTRANILLAQQRYDSAEIICRLALKKLQQHQQEAPALYWHAGALQTAASIAMQMQHYSQAMTYAKQAAQLLQDHFPLTRQREKAKLQVLLGDITLKTGNSKQALRYYHQALQILLPGWQQANDKLVPETAQLYSENTLADALFGKASALAQLHQPQQALQHYISGFWATGKLRKELFYTESKLKEITDNRLRVEAAIKLAYNQWKTTNNRQYLQQLLLITELSRAQVLMDERQSRLAMPGALPANDSLLKQTKHLQQAIVYYQHELLQAKDKKYVTNLLQQAVYDLSLLNKNMQQHSINNPALTEQTLNNIIQHLPARVTVLELIAGADSSFILELTSKGIQSIQVIDSAHPNIPAFIHHWFTNGPTAMMNQPQDFYNDCYKLYHAVFKNQTWNKDRRYILVPDGAFNYLPFDALLTNAAYQNDFSQWPYLYKQATLSQAYSLVTWFQQQTTQYPSTTFTGFFVSKGKNAQQVALDIEAEHEALSKKITGQYYTNTAATWNAFNTISDSTGILHISTHAVSSASDSFPYLQLYDKPFYLFDLRYKHFSPALIVLSACKTADGAPLAGEGLNSISRGFTAAGAGGVISSLWNVNDKTAIALMQCFYEQLPQQADPAIALHTAKQQWLLEEKENATMQLPYYWAGFIYSGHLQKISVPAVRANKRQYWFALLLFIPCAWYFALRRRKKHSESHPAK; this is translated from the coding sequence ATGGATCGCTGCCTGCACAAGGTAGTTTGTTATATTTTCTTTTATACCCTCATTGCTGCCGGCGTGGCGCAGGCATCGCCCGATAGTACTTCCCTTCCACCCCACCTGGTTAAAAAACTCAACAACCTTCGTCAAAAAGACGACCTGGAATACTGGATCTATGAGCGTATGATGTATGTAGAGAAAGATCCGCCCGCCCGTATTGGTTTCCTCATGCATTCACAACAGGAGGCCTGGCGTACCTATAAAACATATTATGAGCGGCTGGCCTGGTTCGATCTGTTATCGGTACAGGGTTATTATCAATTGCAAACAGGAAACATTATAGCTTCTATAAACGCTTATGAAGCCGCACTGGCGTTTTATGAATCTTACCCGTTGCCAGACGCCAATATCATTGAAACGGTATTAAAACCCCTGGGGAATAATTATACCCGTTTATCCGATTACAATACGGCCCTGTTCATTCATCATAAAACAATGGCGCTGGCCCGCAAGGTCAACAACAACAACCTGATCGCCTCCACCTACAGCAATATGGCCATCTGCGCCCATTCGCAGGACGACCTGCCAGCCGCTACCACTTATTGCCAGGAAGGACTTCGCTTTGCATCACCCCAAACAGCTTTGTATGGATTACTGCTCAGCACCCGGGCCAACATTTTACTGGCGCAACAACGCTACGACTCTGCCGAAATCATTTGCCGACTGGCTTTAAAAAAACTGCAGCAGCATCAACAGGAAGCACCTGCACTATACTGGCATGCAGGCGCTTTACAAACAGCCGCCAGCATTGCGATGCAAATGCAACATTATAGCCAGGCCATGACCTATGCAAAACAGGCAGCACAATTATTACAGGATCATTTCCCGTTAACCAGGCAACGGGAAAAAGCCAAACTACAGGTATTGTTGGGTGATATAACCCTAAAAACAGGTAACAGTAAACAAGCGCTCAGGTATTATCACCAGGCTTTACAAATATTACTGCCTGGCTGGCAACAGGCCAATGATAAACTCGTTCCTGAAACAGCACAACTCTACAGCGAAAACACCCTGGCGGATGCACTTTTTGGAAAAGCCTCGGCACTGGCGCAACTGCACCAGCCGCAGCAAGCGTTGCAACATTATATAAGCGGATTTTGGGCTACAGGCAAACTCAGGAAGGAATTATTTTACACGGAATCAAAGCTGAAAGAAATAACAGACAATCGCTTACGGGTGGAAGCTGCCATCAAACTCGCCTACAACCAATGGAAAACTACCAACAACAGGCAGTACCTGCAACAACTACTGCTCATCACCGAGTTGTCGCGGGCACAGGTATTGATGGATGAACGCCAGTCACGGCTGGCTATGCCGGGCGCCTTGCCCGCCAACGACTCGTTATTAAAGCAAACAAAGCATTTGCAACAGGCCATCGTTTATTACCAGCATGAATTGTTACAGGCTAAAGACAAAAAATATGTCACCAATTTATTACAACAGGCAGTATACGATCTTTCCTTATTGAATAAGAATATGCAGCAACACAGTATCAACAATCCTGCATTGACCGAACAAACGCTGAACAACATTATTCAGCATTTGCCTGCCCGGGTTACCGTACTGGAACTGATAGCGGGCGCCGACAGCAGTTTTATCCTGGAATTAACCAGTAAAGGCATTCAATCTATACAGGTAATTGACAGTGCCCACCCAAACATCCCTGCCTTTATCCATCATTGGTTTACCAATGGGCCAACCGCCATGATGAACCAACCGCAGGATTTTTATAACGACTGTTACAAGCTGTATCACGCTGTTTTCAAAAACCAAACCTGGAACAAAGACCGGCGTTACATCCTGGTGCCAGATGGCGCCTTTAATTACCTGCCCTTTGACGCCCTGCTTACCAACGCAGCTTATCAAAATGATTTCAGCCAGTGGCCTTATTTATACAAACAGGCTACGTTATCACAGGCATATTCATTAGTTACCTGGTTTCAGCAACAAACTACTCAATATCCTTCCACCACATTCACTGGCTTTTTTGTTTCAAAAGGCAAAAATGCCCAACAGGTTGCCCTTGACATTGAGGCCGAACATGAGGCGCTCAGTAAAAAAATAACCGGACAGTATTATACCAATACCGCCGCCACCTGGAACGCATTCAATACCATCAGTGATTCAACCGGCATTCTGCACATCAGCACTCATGCCGTCTCATCCGCGTCCGACTCATTCCCTTACCTGCAGTTGTACGATAAACCATTTTATTTATTCGATCTGCGGTACAAACATTTTTCCCCTGCATTGATAGTGCTCAGCGCCTGCAAAACAGCCGATGGGGCTCCGCTTGCCGGGGAAGGGCTCAACAGCATCAGCAGGGGTTTTACAGCTGCCGGCGCCGGCGGCGTGATCTCCAGTCTGTGGAATGTAAACGATAAAACCGCCATTGCATTAATGCAATGCTTTTATGAGCAATTGCCTCAACAGGCAGATCCGGCAATTGCCTTGCATACGGCTAAACAACAATGGCTGCTAGAGGAAAAAGAAAATGCCACCATGCAATTGCCTTATTACTGGGCCGGGTTTATTTACAGTGGTCATTTGCAAAAAATAAGCGTGCCTGCCGTTCGCGCCAACAAGCGGCAATATTGGTTTGCCCTGCTTTTAT